In a single window of the Deinococcus yavapaiensis KR-236 genome:
- a CDS encoding GTP-binding protein, whose product MAKGTFERTKPHVNVGTIGHVDHGKTTLTAAITFTA is encoded by the coding sequence ATGGCAAAAGGCACGTTTGAGCGGACGAAGCCGCACGTGAACGTCGGCACCATCGGCCACGTCGACCACGGCAAGACCACCCTCACCGCCGCGATCACGTTCACGGC